The sequence below is a genomic window from Micromonospora aurantiaca ATCC 27029.
GCGTCCGGACGGCCGACCCGCTGGGCGATACGGCCGAGCCAGCGTCGGCCACCGGCGTTGCGGTGGTACGTGGCGGGACGGCCGGCCGCGGTGAGCGCCTGGGCGAGCCGGTGGGCCTGGGTGGTCTTACCTGAGCCGTCGATGCCGATCAGGGCGACGGTGCGCAGTCGGGCCCTGCCCCGCCGCGTCCGCAGTGAGCTGGCCACCCTCCCGAGGTTATCCGACCGATGCTCACACCGGCCCGTATGTCGCTTTCCTGCCCTGGCGGGCCGATCGCGCCGCAACAGGTGTGACCGGAGCGTCCGCCGGGTACGCATCGTGGTCCCACCGCCCAATGACGACGAGGGAGCCGCAGATGGCCGAGCGCGGGGACGAGACCCTGGTGCACACGCTGAAGAAGGTCGCCGCCGTGCTCAAACAGTCCGAGATCCCGTTCGCGCTCGGTGGCAGCTTCGCGGTGTACGCGCACGGCGGTCACTCCAGCGACCACGACGTGGACTTCCTGCTTCGCGAGGTGGACGTCGACCGGGCGCTGGAGGCGCTGGTCGAGGCCGGCTTCACCGCCGAGCGCCCGCCGGAGGACTGGCTGGTCAAGGTCTACGACGAGGACCGGATGGTGGACCTGATCCACCGGCCGGTGGAGACGCCGGTGACCGAGGAGACGTTCGCCGACACGATCGTGCGCCCGGTCGACGCGATCCACATGCCGGTGCTCTCGGCCAGCCAGCTCATGGTGCACAAGCTGCTCAGCTTCTCCCAGCACTACTGCGACTTCGCCCGCGCCCTGCCGCTGGCCCGCTCACTGCGGGAACAGATCGACTGGGAACGGGTACGGAAGGAGACGCAGCACTCGCCGTACGCGGAGGCGTTCCTGGTGCTGCTCGACCGGCTGGACGTGCTGCCCGGCGGCGCGCCTGGCGGAAGGGAGACCCTGTGACCGGACTGTCCGGCGACATTCCCCCCGACGAGTACGTCGAGGCGGAGATCCAGAGCATGCTGGCCGAGGACCCGACCGTGGCCGAGCAGGGCATCACGGTGGTGCGGCGGGAGAACGGGCTGGTGCTCTACGGCGAGGTGGAGAGCCCGCACCGGCGGGAGGAGATCCTGCGGCGGGTGGCCGAGCGCTTCCCGGACACCCACGTGACGAGCGACATCGGGGTGATCCGCACGCAGGCGCCCACCCAGGTCGAGGAGTTGCCGTGAGGGAGGTTCGATGGTGATCCGGATCGCCGCCGTGGGCGACGTGCATCTGGACGAGGACGTGGTGGGCCGGTTCCGCCCCGCGCTGGAGGAGTTGCCCGGCTGCGCCGACGTGCTCCTGCTCGCCGGTGACCTGACCCGGCACGGCACCGAGGCCGAGGCGCGGTGCGTGGCCCGGGAGTTCGGCGACCTCGGCGTACCGGTGATCACCGTGCTCGGCAACCACGACCACCAGTGCGACGAGGTGCCGCAGGTGGTGAAGGTGCTGGAGGACGCCGGGATCACGGTGCTGGAGGGCACCGGCGTCGTGGTGGACACCCCCGGCGGACGGCTCGGGGTCGCAGGCGTGAAGGGGTTCGGCGGCGGGTTCGCCGGGCGGTGCGCCAGCGACTTCGGCGAGCCGGAGATGAAGGCGTTCGTGCGGACCACCAGGGAGAGCGCCGACGCGCTGACCGACGCGCTGCTCTCGCTGGACTGCGACGCGCTCGTCGCGCTCACCCACTACTCCCCCGTACCGGACACGCTCGCCGGCGAGCCGCTGGAGATCTACCCGTTCCTCGGCTGCTACCAGCTCGGTCAGGCGATCGACTCCGCACCTACCGCGCTGGCGCTGCACGGGCACGCCCACCACGGCACCGAGCGCGGCACCACACCGGGCGGGGTCCGGGTCCGCAACGTGGCCCACCCGGTGATCAAACAGGCGTACAGCGTCTTCCACCTGGGCGGTGATCAGCTCGACTGAGCGGGAGGTTTCCGGTATCGGGCGCACGGGTATCCAGCCGACATGGAGCTGATTCTCTGGATTCTCGCAGTCGTACTGGTGGTCGCCGGAATTCTCGCCCTGTTCCGCCGGCAGATCCTCTGGGGCATCGTCCTCATCGTCGTCGGCCTGCTGGTCGGCCCGGGTGGCGTCAGCATCTTCAACACGTAACAGCGGTTCTCGTACCCGCCGGGGTCGCCGGGCCCGGGTGTTCCGTCCTGCCGGACCGGAACGTCCGGGCCGGGTGACTCCGGCTTTTCCGCGTCCGGGTCCGGCGGCGCCCGGGCGTTTGCCGGGCCGGTCGAGCGGAAACATCTCGGCCATGGAGATGCCGCAGAGTGTCACCCGGCGCACCGCCGGAGCCCGCCAGTGGTTGGCGTTGCTCGGCTTCGGCGCCGCCACCTTCGCCGCCGCCGCGATCGGCGGGCTGGGTGTCCAGGGCACCTCCGCCGAGTACCAGGGCCTGGAGCAGCCCGCCTGGGCGCCGCCGTCGTGGCTGTTCGGCCCGGTCTGGACCGTGCTCTACGTGCTCATCGCGATCGCCGGCTGGCTGGTCTGGCGGCGGGTCGGTTTCGGCCCCGCGCTCTGGGCCTGGGTCGTGCAGCTCGTGCTGAACGCGATCTGGACCCCGCTGTTCTTCGGCGCCGGGGCGTACGGGCTGGCGTTCGCCGAGATCGTGCTGATGTGGCTGGCGATCGGGGTGACGGTGGCCCTGTTCCGGCGCGTCTCCCGACCGGCCACGCTGCTGATGCTGCCGTACTGGGCCTGGGTGACGTTCGCGTCCGCGCTGAACTTCGCGGTGTGGCGGCTGAACTCCTGACCGGTACGGGCGCGGGAGCCGCTCGCCCCCGCGCCCGCCCGGTTCAGCAGCGGGGTACGCCCGGGATGTAGCCGTCGTACCCGGTGTAGACGTACGCGTCGGAGATGAACCGGCCGGAGCCGATCCGGTCCCAGATCGAGCTGGTGCCGTAGGTGCCGGTGACGCTGGTGCCGCTGGTCTGGCACTGGATGGTCACCTTCGCCCCGTCGGCCACCGTGCCGACCGAGCTGTAGCCGGTGCCGGGGCCGGAGCGGACCGTCAGCGGGGAGCCGGCCGTGTTGACGGTGCCCTCGCCGGTGTTCGTCCCGCCGCAGCCGTTGTCACTGGTGTAGGTCTTGGTGCCCCAGTAGAGCGCCTGGACGCCGTTGAACTTGATCTTCACAGAGCTGCCGTTGAGACGCTGCTCGTAGTGCAGGTGCGGGCCGGTGGAGCCGCCGGTCGTGCCGACGTACCCGATCACCCGGCCGTAGCCGACGGTCTGCCCGACGGAGACGTTGAAGGCGTTCAGGTGGGCGTAGTAGGTGGTGTGACCGCCGCCGTGGTTGATCCGGACGTACTTGCCGTAGCTGGTGTCGCCGAGGTTGGTCACCACGTCGACAGTGCCGGGTGCGCTGGCGACCACCGGGTCGCCCAGGTCGTCGGTGCGGTTGAAGTCGATCGCGTTGGCCGGGCTGTGGTTGGTCCGGGTCTGACCGGACCAGGACTGGTTGCACGGGAACGGGACCTTGAACGTCGGGGCGGCCATCGCCGGCGCGGCCGGTACGAGGGTCGCCGCCAGGACCGCGGCGCTCGCCCCGAGGGCGAGCCATCGCTTACGCATCCACTGCCTCCAATGTTGAAAGTCTTCAATGTGATGCGGACATCCTGACAGAAAGTTCCGTTCCCGGGAAGATTCGTGGGAGCGCACCCATCACCGGTGGTCAGGGTTTCGGGATTGTTACCGGGCCGTGTCCGGCCAGGGGTGGACCCGGCACGATGCAAGCGCTTACATGTGAGGACGACCATCGGACCGGCGCGGGTTCGATCCCCCCACGCGCCGGCAAGGAAGGAGATCGGCATGGCGTTTGCCAGATCGCGCCAGGCGCTCGCGGTCGCCGGCGTCCTGGGGCTGGCGCTCGGCGTCGCCGCCTGCGGCACCGGCAACGACAAGAAGAGCAGCAACGCGGGCTCGGCCGAGTGCGGCGCATATGAGAAGTACGACGGTCACGACGGCAAGAAGGTGACCATCTACTCCTCGATCCGTGACATCGAGGACGAGCGCCTCCAGCAGTCCTGGAAGGAGTTCGAGGACTGCACCGGCATCGAGATCGACCACGAGGGCTCCGGCGAGTTCGAGGCGCAGCTGCCGGTGCGGGTGGACGGCGGCAACGCCCCCGACCTCGCCTTCATCCCGCAGCCGGGTCTGCTGAAGCGGTTCGTCGACTCGGGCAAGCTCAAGCCGGTCGGCGCCGACACCAAGGCGATGGCCGAGCAGAACTACTCCGCCGACTGGCTGAAGTACAGCACCGTCAACGGCCAGCTCTACGGCGCCCCGCTCGGCTCGAACGTGAAGTCCTTCGTGTGGTACTCGCCGAAGACCTTCAAGGAGAAGGGCTGGACGGTCCCCACCACGTGGGACGACATGATCAAGCTCTCCGACCAGATCGCGGCCAGCGGCACCAAGCCGTGGTGCGCCGGCATCGAGTCCGGTGACGCCACCGGCTGGCCGGCCACCGACTGGATCGAGGACGTGCTGCTGCGTACCGGCGGCCCGGACGTCTACGACAAGTGGACCACCCACGAGATCCCGTTCAACGACCCGCAGGTGGCTGACGCCCTCAACCGGGCCGGCAGCATCCTGAAGAACGAGAAGTACGTCAACGGCGGCTTCGGCGGCGTGAAGAGCATCGCCACCACCTCCTTCCAGGAGGGCGGCACGCCCATCACCGCCGGCAAGTGCGCGCTGCACCGCCAGGCGTCCTTCTACGCCAACCAGTGGCCCGAGGGCACCAAGGTGGCCGAGGACGGCGACGTCTTCGCGTTCTACTTCCCGGCCATCGACCCGTCGAAGGGCAAGCCGGTGCTGGGCGGCGGCGAGTTCGTCGCGGCCTTCGCCGACCGTCCCGAGGTCCAGGCGGTGCAGACCTACCTGGCCTCCGGCGAGTACGCCAACAGCCGCGCCAAGATCGGTGACTGGGTCTCCGCGAACAAGAAGCTGGACCTGAACAACGTCCCGAACCCGGTGGACAAGCTCTCCGTGGGCATCCTCCAGGACGAGAAGACGGTCTTCCGCTTCGACGGTTCGGACCTGATGCCGGCCGCGGTCGGCGCCGGCACCTTCTGGAAGGGCATGGTGGCCTGGATCAACGGCAAGGACACCACCGCCGTCCTGAACGACATCGAGGGCAGCTGGAAGTGATCTAGCAGGTGGCCCGGTCCGCGGACGCGGACCGGGCCACCTCTGCTAGCCGAACCCTTGAGGGAGGGTCGATGGAGTTCGACTTCGCGGCGGAGCAGCCGAAGTTCCTCATGCTCATGTACGGGCTGATCGCCTTCGTCGCGGTGGTGGGCGGGCTGCTCCTGCTTCTCGACGTGGTGCCGTCGTTCTTCGCCCGGCGCCGGGAGGCGCAGCTGGTCGCGGCCTCCGCGAGCGGCGCGCCGCTGCCCCGCCGGCGCAAGCAGCGCGAGGGCACGTTCGCGTTCTTCTTCCTGTTGCCGACGCTGCTGCTGCTCGCCGTCGGGCTGGTGGTCCCCGCCATCCGCACCACGCTGCTCTCCTTCATGGACTCCGGCAGCAACAACTGGGTGGGCCTGGACAACTACCGCTGGATGTTCGCCGAGGACTCGATCGTCCGGGTCCTGATCAACACGCTGATCTGGGTGCTCCTGGTGCCGCTGGTGGCCACCGGGTTCGGCCTGATCTACGCGGTCCTGGTGGACAAGGCCCGGTTCGAGGCCGTGGCCAAGTCCCTGATCTTCCTGCCGATGGCGATCTCGTTCGTCGGCGCCTCCATCATCTGGAAGTTCGTCTACGCCTACCGGGGCGAGGGCGACCAGATCGGCCTGCTCAACCAGATCGTGGTGAGCCTGGGCGGCGAGCCGAAGCAGTGGCTGCTGGACTCGCCGCTGAACACGTTCCTGCTCATCGTGATCATGGTGTGGATCCAGGCCGGTTTCGCGATGGTGGTGCTCTCCGCCGCGATCAAGGCCATCCCGGCCGACATCGTCGAGGCGGCCCGGCTGGACGGCACCACCCCGTGGCAGATGTTCTGGCGGATCACCATGCCGAGCATCCGGCCGGCGCTGATCGTCGTGGTGGTGACGCTGTCCATCGCGACGCTCAAGGTCTTCGACATCGTCCGGACCGCCACGAACGGCAACTACGACACGAACGTGATCGCGACCGAGATGTACAACCAGGCGTTCCGCTACCAGGAGAACGGTCAGGGCTCGGCGCTGGCGGTGTTCCTGTTCGTCCTGGTGATCCCGATCGTGATCTACCAGATCCGCAACCTGCGCAAGCAGCGGGAGGGCTGAGATGACCACCGCCACGCCCACCGTCGGAGTCGGCGCCCAGGCCACCGAGCCGACCACCCGGGGCGCCCGGGTGCGCAAGCGCCTGAACAGCCGTACCGCCACGCTCGTGTCGATCGTGATCGCGGTGCTCTGGACGATCCCGACCTTCGGCCTGTTCATCTCCTCGATCCGGCCGGAGAACGAGATCAAGACCACCGGGTGGTGGACGTTCTTCAGCAACCCGCAGATCACGCTGGAGAACTACCAGGAGGTGCTGTTCAGCCGCGGCTCGTCCGGGCAGCTGGCCAGCTACTTCATCAACTCGCTGGCGATCACCATCCCCTCGGTGCTCTTCCCGCTGGCCTTCGCGTCGCTCGCCGCGTACGCGCTGGCGTGGATGAACTTCAAGGGGCGGGACTGGGTCTACATCGGGATCTTCGCGCTGCAGATCGTGCCGTTGCAGATGGCCCTTGTGCCGCTGCTGCGGTTCTTCTCCACCGGCGTCACCATCGCCGGGGTGCAGATCCTCCCCGCGTGGGACCTGGTCGACGAGCAGAAGTTCGCCCAGGTGTGGTTCGCGCACACCTGCTTCGCGCTTCCGTTCGCCGTGTTCCTGCTGCACAACTTCATCTCGCAGCTCCCCGGCGACCTGATGGAGGCGGCCCGGGTCGACGGGGCCACCCACCCGAAGATCTTCCGCACCATCGTGCTGCCGCTGATCACGCCCGCGCTGGCGGCGTTCGGCATCTTCCAGTTCCTCTGGGTCTGGAACGACCTGCTGGTCGCGCTGATCTTCGCCGGCGGCGGCGACGAGACCGCCCCGATGACAGTCCGGCTCGCGGAGCTGGCCGGCACCCGCGGCAACGAGTGGCAGCGGCTGACGGCCGGCGCGTTCGTGTCGATCGTCGTACCGCTGATCGTGTTCCTGTCCCTCCAGCGCTTCTTCGTGCGAGGTCTGCTCGCCAGCAGCGTCAAGGGTTGATCCGGCGCCCCGCCGCCGGCACGGCCGGCGGCGGGGTCCGGGTCACAGCGGGGAGCTCACGATGACCAGGATTGACGACGTCGCCCGTCTGGCCGGGGTCTCCACGGCCACCGTCTCCCGGGCGCTGCGGGGCCTGCCGACGGTCTCGGCCGCGACCCGCCGCCGGGTGCTCGCCGCCGCCGAACAGCTCCAGTACGCGGTGTCGCCCAGCGCGAGCCGCCTGGCCGGCGGCCGGACCGGCACCGTGGCGGTGGTGGTGCCCCGGATCACCAGATGGTTCTTCGGCACCGTGGTGGAGGCGGTCGAGGAATTCCTCCAGGACAGCGGCTACGACCTGCTGCTCTACAACCTCGGCGGCCGGGAGCAGACCCGGCAGCGGGTGCTGCGCACGGCGAGCCTGCACAAGCGGGTGGACGCGATCATCCTGGTCGCGACCCCGCTGCGCGCGGCCGACGTGCACGCGCTGACGAAGCTGGACCTGCCGGGCGTGACGATCAGCTCCGGCAGCGAGGTGCCCGGGTGGCCCTGCGTCCGGATCGACGACGTGGCCGCTGCCCGGACCGCCACCCGCCACCTGCTCGACCTCGGCCACACCCGGATCGCGCACATCTCCGGCGACCCGGACGACGAACTGGCCTTCACCACCCACCTGGACCGGCGGCGCGGCTACCAGGAGGCGTTGCGGGCCGCCGGGCTGCGGCCCGACCCGAGCCTCGACGTCGAGTCGCGCTTCACCATCGACGGGGGCACCCGGGCCACCACCGAGCTGCTGGCCCGGGGCGAGCCGCCGACGGCCATCTTCGCCGCCTGCGACGAGATGGCGATGGGCGCGATCACCGCGCTGCGCGACGCCGGGCTGCGGGTGCCGGAGGACGTCAGCGTGATGGGCATCGACGACCACGACCTGGCCGGCGTGCTCGGGCTCTCGACGATCGCCCAGCCGGCCGCCGAGCAGGGGCTGCTCGCCGCCCGCATCCTGCTCGACCCGCTCGGCGTACGGGCCGCCGAGCCGTACCCCGGCCTGGTGCCCGCGCCGCGCGGCCCCGACACCGACGACGGGACACCGCCCCCGGTGATCCTGCCCACTCGCCTGGTGGTGCGCGAATCGACAGCGCCGCCCCGGGCACACTGAAGAACTCGCTCGTCCCGCACCACCCAGACAGGAGTAAGGCGCTGAACACCGACGCGACGCAGCAGGCCCCGGGCACCGGCTGGTGGACCGAGGCGGTCATCTACCAGGTCTACCCGCGCTCGTTCGCCGACTCCGACGGCGACGGGATCGGCGACCTGCCGGGCATCACGTCCCGGCTCGACCACCTCGCCGAGCTGGGAGTCGACGCGCTCTGGCTGTCCCCGTTCTACCCGTCCCCGCAGGCCGACGCCGGGTACGACGTGTCCGACTACCGCGACGTCGACCCGCTGTTCGGCACGCTCGCCGACGCCGACAAGCTGATCGCCGAGGCGAAGGCCCGCGGGCTGCGGGTGATCGTCGACCTGGTGCCCAACCACACCTCCTCCGCGCACCGCTGGTTCACCGCGGCAGTCGCCGCCGCGCCGGGCAGCCCGGAACGGCAGCGCTACGTCATCCGCGACGGCAGGGGCCCGGACGGCGCCGAGGCGCCGAACGACTGGGTGAGCGTGTTCGGCGGCCCCGCCTGGACCCGGCTGCCCGACGGGCAGTGGTACCTGCACCTGTTCGACTCCGGCCAGCCCGACCTCAACTGGGACAACCCGGAGGTGCGCGAGGAGTTCCTCGACGTGCTGCGCTTCTGGCTGGACCGGGGCGTGGACGGCTTCCGGGTGGACGTGGCGCACGGCCTGATCAAGCAGGCCGACCTGGCCGACTGGCAGGAGCCGCAGG
It includes:
- a CDS encoding ABC transporter substrate-binding protein; this encodes MAFARSRQALAVAGVLGLALGVAACGTGNDKKSSNAGSAECGAYEKYDGHDGKKVTIYSSIRDIEDERLQQSWKEFEDCTGIEIDHEGSGEFEAQLPVRVDGGNAPDLAFIPQPGLLKRFVDSGKLKPVGADTKAMAEQNYSADWLKYSTVNGQLYGAPLGSNVKSFVWYSPKTFKEKGWTVPTTWDDMIKLSDQIAASGTKPWCAGIESGDATGWPATDWIEDVLLRTGGPDVYDKWTTHEIPFNDPQVADALNRAGSILKNEKYVNGGFGGVKSIATTSFQEGGTPITAGKCALHRQASFYANQWPEGTKVAEDGDVFAFYFPAIDPSKGKPVLGGGEFVAAFADRPEVQAVQTYLASGEYANSRAKIGDWVSANKKLDLNNVPNPVDKLSVGILQDEKTVFRFDGSDLMPAAVGAGTFWKGMVAWINGKDTTAVLNDIEGSWK
- a CDS encoding TspO/MBR family protein, with the translated sequence MEMPQSVTRRTAGARQWLALLGFGAATFAAAAIGGLGVQGTSAEYQGLEQPAWAPPSWLFGPVWTVLYVLIAIAGWLVWRRVGFGPALWAWVVQLVLNAIWTPLFFGAGAYGLAFAEIVLMWLAIGVTVALFRRVSRPATLLMLPYWAWVTFASALNFAVWRLNS
- a CDS encoding LacI family DNA-binding transcriptional regulator codes for the protein MTRIDDVARLAGVSTATVSRALRGLPTVSAATRRRVLAAAEQLQYAVSPSASRLAGGRTGTVAVVVPRITRWFFGTVVEAVEEFLQDSGYDLLLYNLGGREQTRQRVLRTASLHKRVDAIILVATPLRAADVHALTKLDLPGVTISSGSEVPGWPCVRIDDVAAARTATRHLLDLGHTRIAHISGDPDDELAFTTHLDRRRGYQEALRAAGLRPDPSLDVESRFTIDGGTRATTELLARGEPPTAIFAACDEMAMGAITALRDAGLRVPEDVSVMGIDDHDLAGVLGLSTIAQPAAEQGLLAARILLDPLGVRAAEPYPGLVPAPRGPDTDDGTPPPVILPTRLVVRESTAPPRAH
- a CDS encoding M23 family metallopeptidase is translated as MRKRWLALGASAAVLAATLVPAAPAMAAPTFKVPFPCNQSWSGQTRTNHSPANAIDFNRTDDLGDPVVASAPGTVDVVTNLGDTSYGKYVRINHGGGHTTYYAHLNAFNVSVGQTVGYGRVIGYVGTTGGSTGPHLHYEQRLNGSSVKIKFNGVQALYWGTKTYTSDNGCGGTNTGEGTVNTAGSPLTVRSGPGTGYSSVGTVADGAKVTIQCQTSGTSVTGTYGTSSIWDRIGSGRFISDAYVYTGYDGYIPGVPRC
- a CDS encoding carbohydrate ABC transporter permease, giving the protein MTTATPTVGVGAQATEPTTRGARVRKRLNSRTATLVSIVIAVLWTIPTFGLFISSIRPENEIKTTGWWTFFSNPQITLENYQEVLFSRGSSGQLASYFINSLAITIPSVLFPLAFASLAAYALAWMNFKGRDWVYIGIFALQIVPLQMALVPLLRFFSTGVTIAGVQILPAWDLVDEQKFAQVWFAHTCFALPFAVFLLHNFISQLPGDLMEAARVDGATHPKIFRTIVLPLITPALAAFGIFQFLWVWNDLLVALIFAGGGDETAPMTVRLAELAGTRGNEWQRLTAGAFVSIVVPLIVFLSLQRFFVRGLLASSVKG
- a CDS encoding GPGG-motif small membrane protein encodes the protein MELILWILAVVLVVAGILALFRRQILWGIVLIVVGLLVGPGGVSIFNT
- a CDS encoding carbohydrate ABC transporter permease codes for the protein MEFDFAAEQPKFLMLMYGLIAFVAVVGGLLLLLDVVPSFFARRREAQLVAASASGAPLPRRRKQREGTFAFFFLLPTLLLLAVGLVVPAIRTTLLSFMDSGSNNWVGLDNYRWMFAEDSIVRVLINTLIWVLLVPLVATGFGLIYAVLVDKARFEAVAKSLIFLPMAISFVGASIIWKFVYAYRGEGDQIGLLNQIVVSLGGEPKQWLLDSPLNTFLLIVIMVWIQAGFAMVVLSAAIKAIPADIVEAARLDGTTPWQMFWRITMPSIRPALIVVVVTLSIATLKVFDIVRTATNGNYDTNVIATEMYNQAFRYQENGQGSALAVFLFVLVIPIVIYQIRNLRKQREG
- a CDS encoding nucleotidyltransferase, with amino-acid sequence MAERGDETLVHTLKKVAAVLKQSEIPFALGGSFAVYAHGGHSSDHDVDFLLREVDVDRALEALVEAGFTAERPPEDWLVKVYDEDRMVDLIHRPVETPVTEETFADTIVRPVDAIHMPVLSASQLMVHKLLSFSQHYCDFARALPLARSLREQIDWERVRKETQHSPYAEAFLVLLDRLDVLPGGAPGGRETL